The following are encoded in a window of Arvicanthis niloticus isolate mArvNil1 chromosome 1, mArvNil1.pat.X, whole genome shotgun sequence genomic DNA:
- the Anxa1 gene encoding annexin A1 — MAMVSQFLKSACFIDNHEQDYVQAVKSYKGGPGSAVSPYPSFNPSSDVAALHKAIMVKGVDEATIIDILTKRTNAQRQQIKAAYLQETGKPLDEQLRKALTGHLEEVVLAMLKTPAQFDADELRGAMKGLGTDEDTLIEILTTRTNEQIREINRVYREELKRDLAKDITSDTSGDFRKALLALAKGDRSQDLSVNQDLADTDARALYEAGEKRKGTDVNVFITILTCRSYPHLRQVFRKYGKYSQHDMDKVLDLELKGDIENCLTTIVKCATSTPAFFADKLYEAMKGAGTRHKALIRIMVSRSEIDMNEIKVFYQKKYGISLCQAILDETKGDYEKILVALCGGN, encoded by the exons ATGGCAATGGTATCACAATTCCTCAAGTCGGCCTGTTTTATTGACAACCACGAACAGGACTATGTT CAAGCTGTAAAATCATACAAAGGTGGTCCTGGGTCAGCAGTGAGCCCCTACCCTTCCTTCAATCCATCCTCAGATGTTGCTGCCCTGCACAAAGCTATCATGGTTAAAG GTGTGGATGAAGCAACCATCATTGACATTCTTACTAAGAGAACCAATGCACAGCGCCAGCAGATCAAGGCAGCATACTTACAGGAGACTGGGAAG CCCCTGGATGAACAGTTGAGAAAAGCCCTTACAGGCCACCTGGAGGAGGTTGTTTTGGCTATGCTAAAAACTCCAGCTCAGTTTGATGCAGATGAACTCCGTGGTGCCATGAAG GGACTTGGAACAGATGAAGACACCCTCATTGAGATTTTGACAACAAGGACTAACGAGCAAATCAGAGAGATTAATAGAGTCTACAGAGAAG AGTTGAAAAGAGATCTGGCCAAAGACATCACTTCAGATACATCTGGAGACTTTCGGAAAGCCTTGCTGGCTCTTGCCAAG ggtgacCGTAGTCAGGATTTGAGTGTGAATCAAGATTTGGCTGATACAGATGCCAGG GCTTTGTATGAAgctggagaaaaaagaaaggggacagaCGTGAACGTGTTCATTACAATTCTGACCTGTAGGAGCTATCCTCATCTTCGCCAAG TATTTCGGAAATATGGAAAGTACAGTCAACATGACATGGACAAAGTTCTGGATCTGGAACTGAAGGGCGACATTGAGAATTGTCTCACAACTATCG TGAAGTGTGCCACCAGCACTCCAGCTTTCTTTGCTGATAAACTGTATGAAGCCATGAAG GGTGCTGGAACTCGCCATAAGGCATTGATCAGGATTATGGTCTCCCGTTCGGAAATCGACATGAATGAAATCAAAGTATTTTACCAGAAGAAGTACGGAATCTCTCTTTGCCAAGCCATCCTG GATGAAACCAAAGGAGACTATGAAAAAATCCTGGTGGCTCTGTGTGGTGGAAACTAG